In one window of Pseudodesulfovibrio sediminis DNA:
- a CDS encoding phage tail protein has protein sequence MSSAITNAGENLIALHQNQETGLVIDTFILANVDGLDAAAAVDRTEGMPNVGDIVYSYPIPEENRGYINPNQVVYSMLLTSDIGDFDFNWIGLYSSEDDAVVAITYCPTLSKWKTAHPTMGNALTRNFMLEYSGIQDVTQINVNADTWQIDFTARMKGIDERERLSNFDIYGGACFFDDGFLVIDDAGTFKLQLGLGYVEGIRIVQAASQELAPTLPAEVFLDVALQPQGSDRVAVVQVVYTDPGDYVDGTNDNHYGQKIAEIAADRTVTDFRPMTPDGELGNVYAVKDHDHTTDEVVDLLSDPHEFAKGQRYAQTLLRITAGAVVWDCEANPSAVLLLDTDVTSFTISNYKPGGSYDLTVVQDATGGWACATPAVILWADETAYEGTADPLAIDRIYIAPFTAPNDATVKPLASVEYNFKAVA, from the coding sequence ATGAGCAGTGCCATTACCAACGCAGGCGAGAACCTTATCGCCCTGCACCAAAATCAGGAAACCGGATTGGTCATCGACACGTTCATCCTCGCCAATGTGGACGGACTCGACGCGGCTGCAGCCGTAGACCGGACCGAGGGAATGCCGAATGTCGGGGATATCGTCTATTCGTATCCGATCCCGGAAGAAAACAGAGGCTACATCAACCCGAATCAAGTGGTTTATTCCATGCTGTTGACCTCGGACATCGGGGACTTCGACTTCAACTGGATCGGGCTATACTCATCCGAGGACGACGCCGTGGTAGCTATCACGTATTGCCCTACCCTTTCCAAGTGGAAAACGGCTCACCCGACCATGGGCAACGCTCTTACTCGCAATTTCATGCTGGAATACTCCGGCATTCAGGACGTGACACAGATCAACGTGAATGCGGACACCTGGCAGATTGATTTCACGGCGCGGATGAAGGGCATAGACGAACGCGAACGACTTTCTAACTTCGATATTTACGGCGGGGCCTGCTTCTTCGACGATGGTTTTCTGGTCATTGACGACGCGGGGACCTTCAAGCTGCAGCTCGGCCTCGGCTATGTTGAGGGGATCCGTATTGTTCAGGCAGCGTCCCAGGAGCTGGCTCCGACACTTCCTGCCGAAGTGTTCCTGGACGTTGCCCTGCAGCCCCAGGGATCCGACCGGGTAGCCGTGGTCCAGGTTGTGTACACGGATCCCGGCGACTATGTGGACGGGACCAACGACAACCACTACGGCCAGAAGATTGCCGAAATCGCTGCAGACAGGACCGTTACCGACTTCCGGCCCATGACACCGGACGGAGAGCTGGGGAACGTCTACGCGGTAAAAGATCACGACCACACGACGGATGAAGTTGTCGACTTACTCTCCGATCCCCACGAATTCGCCAAAGGCCAGCGGTACGCCCAGACTCTCCTGAGAATAACCGCCGGGGCCGTGGTGTGGGACTGCGAAGCCAACCCCAGCGCGGTCCTGCTATTGGACACGGATGTGACCAGTTTCACCATTTCCAACTACAAGCCCGGCGGGTCTTATGACCTGACCGTGGTTCAGGATGCCACTGGCGGGTGGGCGTGCGCGACACCGGCTGTGATCTTGTGGGCGGATGAAACAGCCTATGAAGGGACTGCCGACCCGCTTGCCATCGACCGCATTTATATTGCGCCCTTCACCGCCCCCAACGACGCTACGGTCAAGCCCCTGGCATCCGTTGAGTATAATTTCAAGGCGGTAGCCTAA
- a CDS encoding phage tail protein, which produces MADEQTTPEVTLPFWMSGVELSKLAKAAQKWFSRVMAWAIWPAQQMNPGTCTETVLDLIAWQRDIDRFSGEPLALYRLRVKYAYVNAKDAGSVAGFKRIFQRLGVDYLEIEERMPGRDWDVIGLQLSDTQLADNQALLQELIQHYSRTCRRYEWTLISPLTVNVRVETFDNDYQTFCAGVPPLTIGPRLEEFNNDSAVIAAKL; this is translated from the coding sequence ATGGCAGACGAACAGACAACGCCCGAAGTAACCCTGCCCTTCTGGATGTCCGGGGTGGAGTTGAGCAAGCTCGCCAAGGCCGCGCAGAAGTGGTTCTCCAGGGTCATGGCCTGGGCTATCTGGCCTGCCCAGCAGATGAACCCGGGAACCTGTACCGAAACAGTCCTGGATCTCATAGCCTGGCAACGGGACATTGACCGCTTCTCCGGCGAGCCGCTTGCCCTGTACCGACTGCGCGTGAAGTACGCCTACGTCAATGCGAAAGACGCCGGGAGCGTGGCCGGGTTCAAACGCATCTTCCAGCGTTTGGGTGTGGACTACCTCGAAATAGAGGAACGGATGCCGGGCCGGGATTGGGACGTCATCGGCCTACAACTCTCCGACACCCAACTGGCGGACAATCAGGCCCTGCTGCAGGAACTCATCCAACACTATAGCCGAACCTGCCGACGATATGAATGGACCCTCATCTCGCCACTGACTGTAAACGTCAGGGTGGAGACATTTGACAACGACTATCAGACATTTTGCGCAGGCGTCCCGCCCTTGACCATCGGGCCACGCTTGGAAGAATTCAACAACGACTCGGCGGTCATTGCCGCCAAGCTGTAA
- a CDS encoding baseplate J/gp47 family protein gives MSQKLFEKMLTEAGVPTTEAEMEAQWKQINEDEGSLITNDSSWSPFWRLITAIVTAPCKMLVDLLIETALPNLFLKYAKGAWLDVYAWAVDLERKAASKALGVVTFTRETSAGELTIPAGTVIESPTLAGYIYRVLVTQDTTCPDGSLTFTAPVEAEQVGAAYNLGPGYYSILESPIPGVASVTNAADWLSTPGANEESNEELRLRCRNQFSAVGQLHHDAAYKVIIGGYTGIRLDYLYFEHDGPRGPGTANCFIMLDTGAPPQEFVDNINTYVRDSGNHGHGDDMICYPMPETAYDLGVIVYPKPNLSEEREEALQQDADDLIRCAFRENTDFDMTKTKPYSRFSFSQMDKELHANLTDLLSVEFDRATDIVSAMDLPVLGTLSVALPPDEEAA, from the coding sequence ATGAGCCAGAAATTATTCGAGAAAATGCTGACCGAAGCAGGCGTCCCCACCACCGAAGCGGAGATGGAGGCGCAGTGGAAGCAGATCAACGAGGACGAAGGCAGCCTCATCACCAACGATTCCAGTTGGAGTCCCTTCTGGCGTCTCATCACGGCCATTGTTACCGCTCCCTGCAAGATGCTGGTCGACCTGCTCATCGAGACGGCCCTGCCGAATCTCTTTCTGAAATACGCCAAAGGCGCATGGCTCGACGTCTACGCCTGGGCCGTGGATCTGGAGCGCAAAGCCGCTTCCAAGGCCCTAGGCGTCGTCACCTTCACCCGCGAGACGTCCGCCGGAGAACTGACCATTCCCGCCGGAACGGTCATCGAAAGCCCGACGCTGGCCGGGTACATCTATCGCGTTCTCGTCACCCAGGACACCACCTGCCCGGATGGCTCATTGACCTTCACCGCCCCCGTGGAGGCCGAGCAGGTAGGGGCCGCGTATAACCTCGGTCCTGGGTACTATTCCATCCTGGAGTCGCCCATTCCCGGCGTTGCGTCCGTCACCAACGCAGCCGATTGGCTGTCCACCCCAGGAGCCAACGAAGAGAGCAACGAGGAGCTGCGCCTGCGCTGCCGCAATCAATTCAGCGCCGTGGGGCAGCTCCACCATGACGCGGCCTACAAGGTCATCATCGGGGGCTACACCGGGATCCGGCTCGACTACCTGTACTTCGAGCATGACGGACCTCGCGGCCCCGGCACCGCCAACTGTTTCATTATGCTGGACACCGGCGCGCCTCCGCAGGAGTTCGTGGACAACATCAACACCTACGTGCGTGATTCAGGCAACCACGGCCACGGCGACGACATGATTTGTTACCCCATGCCAGAAACGGCCTACGACCTGGGAGTCATCGTCTACCCAAAGCCCAACCTTTCCGAAGAGCGGGAGGAGGCCCTGCAGCAGGACGCGGACGACTTAATCCGATGTGCATTCAGGGAAAATACCGACTTCGACATGACCAAGACCAAGCCGTACAGCCGCTTTTCATTTTCTCAAATGGACAAGGAGCTGCATGCAAATCTTACCGACCTTCTCTCTGTTGAGTTCGACAGGGCAACGGACATTGTGTCGGCAATGGACCTGCCCGTCCTCGGTACACTCTCCGTAGCGCTACCGCCGGATGAGGAGGCTGCGTAA
- a CDS encoding DUF2590 family protein: MAEEKYFDLLITDDDITLDAGGIPERCSNRDSIAQDIVHMIRETGLLVELVGNRDERKKAENVVKLTMDVDNDERIVPGTCAITEPSLGVFYLQAETVEFGPIYTTVEIS, translated from the coding sequence ATGGCTGAAGAAAAGTATTTTGACCTCCTCATCACAGACGATGACATCACACTTGACGCCGGAGGCATCCCGGAGCGGTGTTCTAACCGGGATTCCATCGCCCAGGACATCGTCCACATGATCCGGGAAACCGGCCTGCTGGTCGAGCTGGTGGGCAATCGGGACGAACGGAAGAAAGCCGAGAACGTGGTCAAGCTGACCATGGATGTGGACAACGATGAGCGGATTGTTCCTGGAACATGCGCAATCACTGAACCGTCCTTGGGTGTTTTCTACCTGCAGGCCGAAACTGTCGAGTTCGGTCCCATCTACACAACCGTGGAGATTTCATGA
- a CDS encoding phage tail tape measure protein — MSAKLQKLSFIIDLLDRVSGPVGKIQKKLNFMADASQKAFSQVGTGAAGMGAAGYGLLKFIQPAEEMRQAVGEVASLEVDPAVLKGLSSSALQYSIKYGRAADGFVSSSYDIQSAINGLQGNELALFTNAGNVLATATKSDGGTITDYMGTMYGIFQEEAERMGKGNWIEQLAGQTATAVQMFKTTGSKWAAGWTALGANATSAGVGITEQMAVLGKLQATMSGSEAGTKYKAFLTGAGKAQDKLNLSFVDSNGNMLGMLDILGKLKGKFGDSMSVDESDLLKDAFGSDEAVSLIKLLMADTKGLAVSMDKLGQVKGMEKAEKMAAHMVTPLQRASQGVKGITIALGNGLAPALDPIINGFADASASMVEWMGKYPNLTRWIGYGIIVVTAMVAAMGALALVSGLMKLSMISLAGPIGAAKWAMALFTKEGILGKAVMMAFQGVMWLVNAAMAANPVVLITLAIIALIAAVAAAVYWWDDLKAAFLDTSWGQAIMSVIDWVLDGLMALINPIGFVVDNFSAIASFLGFGSESEAPTSSPSLDASRRAVVPPGGVANQIAKTVNANRSESRTIGKQENHFHGVDTMTMKEQLMMEG; from the coding sequence ATGAGCGCGAAGCTGCAAAAGCTCTCCTTTATTATTGACCTGCTGGACCGGGTGTCCGGCCCGGTGGGCAAAATCCAGAAGAAGCTCAATTTCATGGCTGACGCCTCGCAAAAAGCCTTTTCCCAGGTCGGCACCGGCGCGGCTGGGATGGGGGCTGCAGGCTATGGCTTGCTCAAATTCATCCAGCCAGCCGAGGAAATGCGCCAAGCCGTGGGCGAAGTTGCATCCCTGGAAGTTGACCCGGCTGTTCTGAAAGGGCTTTCCAGCAGTGCTTTGCAATATTCCATCAAGTATGGCCGTGCCGCCGATGGGTTTGTGTCCTCTTCCTATGACATCCAGTCTGCCATCAATGGGCTGCAAGGCAACGAACTTGCCCTCTTCACCAATGCAGGCAACGTCCTGGCAACCGCCACCAAGTCGGACGGGGGAACCATCACTGACTACATGGGGACCATGTATGGCATCTTCCAGGAGGAAGCCGAACGCATGGGCAAAGGCAACTGGATCGAACAGTTGGCCGGACAGACAGCTACAGCGGTGCAGATGTTCAAGACAACCGGCTCCAAGTGGGCTGCTGGATGGACCGCATTAGGGGCTAACGCCACCTCCGCAGGGGTTGGAATCACCGAACAAATGGCCGTGCTTGGCAAACTCCAGGCCACCATGTCCGGCTCCGAGGCTGGAACCAAGTACAAGGCTTTTCTGACCGGCGCAGGCAAGGCCCAGGACAAGCTCAATCTTTCCTTTGTTGATTCCAACGGCAACATGCTTGGCATGCTGGATATCTTGGGTAAGCTCAAAGGAAAATTCGGCGATAGCATGAGTGTGGATGAATCCGACCTTCTGAAGGACGCATTCGGCTCCGATGAAGCCGTGTCACTTATCAAGCTCCTCATGGCAGATACCAAAGGGCTTGCCGTTTCCATGGACAAACTCGGCCAGGTCAAGGGCATGGAAAAGGCTGAAAAAATGGCCGCGCACATGGTCACCCCGCTGCAACGGGCCTCACAAGGAGTCAAGGGAATTACCATCGCTCTGGGCAATGGATTGGCTCCGGCTTTGGACCCGATTATTAACGGCTTTGCCGACGCTTCCGCTTCCATGGTTGAATGGATGGGGAAATACCCCAACCTCACGCGGTGGATCGGCTACGGGATTATCGTGGTCACAGCCATGGTCGCCGCCATGGGTGCGCTGGCGTTGGTGAGTGGTTTGATGAAACTGTCCATGATTTCTCTGGCCGGTCCTATCGGCGCGGCCAAGTGGGCCATGGCCCTGTTTACCAAGGAAGGCATACTCGGCAAAGCCGTCATGATGGCTTTCCAGGGTGTCATGTGGCTCGTCAACGCGGCCATGGCCGCAAACCCCGTTGTCCTCATCACGCTCGCCATCATCGCCCTTATCGCTGCCGTGGCTGCTGCCGTCTACTGGTGGGATGACCTGAAGGCCGCATTCCTGGACACGTCCTGGGGTCAGGCAATCATGTCCGTCATTGATTGGGTCCTTGATGGACTGATGGCCCTTATCAACCCCATTGGCTTCGTGGTGGACAACTTCAGCGCCATCGCTTCTTTTCTGGGGTTTGGATCCGAATCAGAGGCCCCTACGTCTTCCCCTTCTCTGGACGCGTCCAGACGGGCTGTAGTCCCACCGGGCGGTGTCGCCAACCAGATAGCCAAAACCGTGAACGCTAACCGAAGCGAATCCCGCACCATCGGCAAACAGGAAAACCACTTCCATGGCGTGGATACTATGACGATGAAAGAACAACTTATGATGGAAGGCTAG
- a CDS encoding DUF6890 family protein — MAQLLALHQKWMPGQETSTESMGTALFLEKEYWDKMSIAITNGIAKAMKG, encoded by the coding sequence GTGGCCCAGCTCCTGGCCTTGCATCAAAAGTGGATGCCAGGCCAGGAAACGTCCACGGAAAGCATGGGCACCGCCCTGTTTTTGGAAAAGGAATATTGGGACAAAATGAGCATTGCCATAACCAACGGCATTGCCAAAGCCATGAAGGGATAA
- a CDS encoding putative phage tail assembly chaperone, with product MNKTITLEVNGTDLTFEMTPDAYNKFINEMQPTNKVAPAHSLLMRTVTDDTKDDLKDLLKKPGAALELVGSLVSEYTPDLSIIVGKSKKSPNE from the coding sequence ATGAACAAGACCATTACCCTGGAAGTCAACGGCACGGACCTGACTTTCGAAATGACCCCGGATGCATACAACAAGTTCATCAATGAGATGCAGCCCACCAACAAAGTGGCCCCTGCCCACTCGCTGCTCATGCGCACCGTGACCGACGACACCAAAGACGACCTGAAGGATCTGCTCAAGAAGCCTGGCGCGGCTCTCGAACTCGTTGGCAGCCTGGTCAGTGAATACACCCCTGATCTGTCCATCATCGTGGGAAAGTCGAAAAAGTCGCCGAACGAATAG
- a CDS encoding DUF5675 family protein, translating into MITTIELIRVEKSEAGTFGVLKIDGKASCVTLEPEDRGNAQNVSCIPEGDYVVKRVNSPKYGDTFEITGVPGRSHILLHPGNTETDTKGCVLLGRNFGHLGPNRAVLSSGNTFKSFLQTMADNESAQMHITDASGGVR; encoded by the coding sequence ATGATCACTACTATAGAACTCATCCGCGTTGAAAAAAGCGAAGCCGGGACATTCGGAGTCCTCAAGATTGACGGCAAAGCCTCCTGCGTGACCTTGGAACCCGAAGACAGAGGCAACGCCCAAAACGTGTCCTGCATCCCCGAAGGCGACTATGTGGTCAAGCGGGTCAACTCGCCCAAGTACGGAGACACCTTCGAGATCACTGGCGTACCGGGCCGATCTCACATCCTGTTGCACCCTGGGAACACCGAGACAGATACGAAAGGCTGCGTCCTTCTGGGCCGGAATTTCGGGCATCTCGGCCCCAACCGAGCTGTCCTGAGTTCCGGCAATACGTTCAAGAGCTTCCTGCAGACCATGGCCGACAACGAGTCCGCCCAGATGCATATTACAGATGCTTCCGGGGGTGTGCGATGA
- a CDS encoding TraR/DksA C4-type zinc finger protein, whose product MADFCDMGSEAERLGLKSALAKAGLKNTGRPSRETCAECGNVIPEARRKAIPGVELCIQCQVELEEE is encoded by the coding sequence ATGGCTGATTTTTGCGACATGGGATCCGAAGCTGAACGCCTGGGCCTGAAATCGGCTCTTGCCAAGGCCGGACTGAAGAACACCGGAAGGCCCAGCCGGGAGACGTGCGCCGAATGCGGCAACGTCATCCCGGAGGCCCGCCGCAAAGCCATCCCCGGCGTGGAGCTGTGCATACAGTGCCAGGTCGAGCTGGAGGAAGAATGA
- a CDS encoding DUF2597 family protein: MNRISGKSFDINIGDLLLHVEKATLSITDNSSVAKDRGIPNGRLLGDVEASGEIEVDATGLGIITEAAKSAGSFRELEPFDCLFYANSGSEEEMKVEAFGCAFKIESLLDIDQKGGEKHTTKLPFDVTSPDFIRINGVPYLASSETKDLI, encoded by the coding sequence ATGAACCGTATCAGCGGAAAATCTTTTGACATCAACATCGGCGACCTGCTGCTCCACGTTGAAAAGGCAACCCTGTCCATCACAGATAATTCCAGCGTTGCCAAGGACCGGGGCATACCTAACGGGCGGCTTCTGGGAGACGTCGAAGCCTCGGGAGAAATCGAGGTGGACGCCACCGGCCTGGGCATCATCACGGAAGCGGCCAAGTCTGCCGGTTCATTCCGGGAACTCGAACCATTTGATTGCCTGTTTTATGCCAACTCCGGCAGCGAAGAAGAAATGAAGGTGGAGGCCTTTGGCTGTGCTTTCAAGATCGAGTCCCTGTTGGATATCGACCAAAAGGGCGGTGAAAAGCACACGACGAAACTGCCCTTTGATGTGACCAGCCCGGATTTTATCCGCATCAATGGCGTCCCGTACCTGGCCTCCTCCGAAACCAAAGATCTGATCTAG